One stretch of Dyella jiangningensis DNA includes these proteins:
- the tdh gene encoding L-threonine 3-dehydrogenase yields MPQMMKALVKRKPEQGIWMEEVPVPEVGPNEVLIKMEKTAICGTDLHIYKWDDWSQRTIKPGLTIGHEFVGRIVEIGPGVTGYKIGDRVSAEGHIVCGHCRNCRAGRQHLCPNTIGIGVNRNGAFAEYMTMPASNLWPIPDQIPSELAAFFDPYGNAAHCALEFDLIGEDVLITGAGPIGIIAAGIAKHVGARNVVVTDINDYRLKLAADMGATRVVNVANQSLKDVMKDLHMEGFDVGLEMSGNPRAFNDMLECMYHGGKVAMLGIMPRGAGIDWDKVIFKGLTLQGIYGRRMYETWYKMTQMVLTGFPLQKVLTHQIHIDDFQKGFDLMDAGKCGKVVCSWS; encoded by the coding sequence ATGCCTCAGATGATGAAAGCCCTGGTCAAGCGCAAGCCCGAGCAGGGCATCTGGATGGAAGAAGTGCCCGTCCCCGAGGTCGGCCCCAATGAGGTGCTGATCAAGATGGAAAAGACCGCGATCTGCGGTACGGACCTGCACATCTACAAGTGGGACGACTGGTCCCAGCGCACCATCAAGCCGGGCCTGACCATCGGCCATGAATTCGTCGGCCGCATCGTGGAGATCGGCCCGGGCGTCACCGGCTACAAGATCGGCGACCGCGTCTCGGCCGAAGGCCACATCGTATGCGGCCATTGCCGCAACTGCCGCGCCGGCCGCCAGCACCTGTGCCCGAACACCATCGGCATCGGCGTGAACCGCAACGGCGCGTTCGCCGAATACATGACCATGCCGGCCTCGAACCTGTGGCCGATCCCGGACCAGATCCCGTCCGAGCTGGCCGCCTTCTTCGATCCCTACGGCAACGCCGCGCACTGCGCGCTGGAGTTCGACCTGATCGGCGAGGACGTGCTGATCACCGGCGCCGGCCCGATCGGCATCATCGCCGCCGGCATCGCCAAGCACGTGGGCGCACGCAACGTGGTGGTCACCGACATCAACGACTACCGCCTGAAGCTGGCGGCGGACATGGGCGCCACCCGCGTGGTGAACGTCGCCAACCAGTCGCTGAAGGACGTGATGAAGGACCTGCACATGGAAGGCTTCGACGTGGGCCTGGAAATGAGCGGCAATCCGCGCGCCTTCAACGACATGCTTGAATGCATGTACCACGGCGGGAAGGTCGCCATGCTCGGCATCATGCCGCGCGGCGCGGGCATCGACTGGGACAAGGTGATCTTCAAGGGCCTCACCCTGCAGGGCATCTACGGCCGTCGCATGTACGAGACCTGGTACAAGATGACCCAGATGGTGCTCACCGGCTTCCCGCTGCAGAAGGTGCTCACGCACCAGATCCACATCGACGACTTCCAGAAAGGTTTCGACCTGATGGATGCGGGCAAGTGCGGCAAGGTCGTGTGCTCCTGGAGCTGA